Proteins from one Bacteroides mediterraneensis genomic window:
- a CDS encoding NTP transferase domain-containing protein, giving the protein MKFAIISAGEGSRLSQEGVQLPKPLVQLNGVAMIDRLIHIFAQNGAEEVVVIINNEVPLTKAHLHELEKTSEVPLRVVVKTTPSSMHSFYELSRYLKDDRFCLTTVDTIFREEEFARFIEAFKAFDGDGMMAVTDYIDDEKPLYIGTDASNRITGFYDSLQSDTRYISGGIYCLSPKSIVTLEKCMAQGMSRMRNFQRQLVADGLQLKAYPFSKILDVDHAGDIVKAEAFLNGQD; this is encoded by the coding sequence ATGAAGTTTGCAATCATATCAGCCGGGGAGGGGTCCCGGTTGTCACAGGAAGGAGTTCAGTTGCCCAAGCCTTTGGTGCAACTGAACGGAGTGGCCATGATCGACCGCCTGATACATATCTTCGCACAGAACGGGGCGGAAGAAGTGGTTGTCATCATCAACAACGAGGTGCCCCTTACGAAGGCACATCTGCATGAACTGGAAAAGACATCCGAAGTGCCTTTGCGGGTAGTGGTCAAGACCACCCCCAGTTCCATGCACAGCTTTTATGAGCTGAGCCGTTACCTGAAAGACGACCGTTTCTGTCTGACCACCGTCGACACCATTTTCCGGGAAGAAGAGTTCGCACGTTTCATCGAGGCCTTCAAGGCTTTCGACGGTGATGGCATGATGGCCGTGACAGATTATATCGACGACGAAAAACCCCTGTACATCGGTACGGATGCGTCCAATCGCATCACCGGGTTCTATGACAGTCTGCAGTCCGACACCCGCTACATTTCCGGCGGAATCTATTGCTTGTCGCCCAAGTCGATTGTGACGTTGGAGAAATGCATGGCGCAGGGCATGTCGCGCATGCGCAACTTCCAGCGCCAGCTGGTGGCCGACGGCTTGCAGCTCAAGGCTTATCCCTTTTCAAAGATTCTGGATGTAGACCATGCGGGCGACATTGTGAAAGCAGAGGCTTTTTTGAACGGACAAGATTAA
- a CDS encoding CDP-alcohol phosphatidyltransferase family protein, with protein MSTEKKGVEASFKSMDTEEFLDIHFNRPIGYVWALFFQRFGVHPNVVTILSIILGMAAGVMFYYPDMTHTLIGIFLLMWANHYDSCDGQLARMTGKKTRWGRMLDGFAGDLWFFTIYVAISLRLTNQPLPFHIGEASGQTWSIYIWLIALFSGTVCHSKQCTLADYYRNIHLFFLKGKAGSELDNFKQQREIFHSLPWKGNFWWKAFLYFYGNYTRKQEQMTPNFQRFYAFVQERYGDNIPQSLRDEFRALSLPLMKYTNILTFNTRAIALYISLLIGEPWLYFIFEIVVMTSLFVYMRRRHEALCAYLYHKYAK; from the coding sequence ATGAGTACGGAGAAAAAAGGAGTAGAGGCTTCTTTCAAGTCCATGGATACAGAAGAGTTTCTGGACATCCATTTCAATCGCCCCATCGGTTATGTGTGGGCCTTGTTTTTCCAGCGTTTCGGGGTACATCCTAATGTGGTGACTATCCTGTCCATCATTCTTGGGATGGCAGCAGGGGTGATGTTCTATTATCCTGACATGACCCATACGCTGATTGGTATCTTCCTGCTGATGTGGGCCAACCATTATGACAGTTGCGACGGACAGCTGGCACGCATGACCGGCAAGAAAACCCGCTGGGGACGTATGCTCGACGGATTTGCCGGCGACCTCTGGTTCTTTACCATTTATGTGGCCATCAGTCTGCGTCTGACTAACCAACCGCTTCCTTTCCATATCGGGGAGGCTTCCGGACAGACCTGGAGCATTTATATCTGGCTGATTGCCTTGTTCTCCGGTACGGTGTGCCACAGTAAGCAGTGTACGCTGGCCGACTATTACCGCAACATCCACTTGTTTTTCCTAAAAGGAAAGGCTGGCAGTGAATTGGACAATTTCAAGCAACAGCGTGAGATTTTCCACAGTCTGCCTTGGAAAGGCAATTTCTGGTGGAAGGCTTTCCTGTATTTCTACGGTAATTATACCCGCAAGCAGGAGCAGATGACACCTAATTTCCAGCGTTTCTATGCCTTTGTGCAGGAACGTTATGGCGACAATATTCCTCAGTCGCTGCGTGACGAGTTCCGCGCCCTGAGCCTCCCGTTGATGAAGTACACCAACATCCTGACTTTCAACACCCGTGCGATAGCCCTTTACATCAGTCTGCTGATTGGCGAGCCTTGGTTGTATTTTATCTTCGAGATTGTGGTGATGACTTCCTTGTTCGTCTATATGCGTCGTCGTCACGAGGCCTTGTGTGCATATCTTTACCATAAATACGCCAAATAA
- a CDS encoding alpha-L-rhamnosidase C-terminal domain-containing protein, with translation MKNTKQLVLGLIACCLSVYVQAQVWTMKGKEAAAPGSWWCFRNAVTLDETPRSLELRLGADTKYWLWVNGELQVAEGGLKRGPNPSDTYCDVITSLPALKAGKNTVAVLVWYFGKDGFSHRNSLTAGISFSLTCDGKQVEPDAKWRVRMHPAYYVPQGEQPNYRLPESNIGFDAAKDIPFQSPDYDDKKWKKATEISLEKAGWNCLVDRPIPFWKDYGLKPYVRTEMQGDSLLRAYLPYNAQVTPYLRLKAPAGKCIRIRTDNYRGGSAPNVFAEYRTREGEQEFECKGWMNGHYVQYELPEGVEVLDVKYRETGYDTSFAGSFACDDPMLTRLWDKAQRTLYITMRDTYMDCPDRERAQWWGDVVNELGEAFYALDEKAHLLTRKGIHELMGWQRADSTIFAPVPAGNYKDELPMQMLASVSHYGFWTYYMGTGDRQTILDVLPRVKKYIHVWKTDSLGLVVPRSGGWTWGDWGENKDMTLLFNLWYVIALKGYEEMNQLAGEPEEAAWAHATADRLREVFHRTFWNGKYYVSPGYQGKPDDRAQALAVVSGVLPEELYPVIRPFFSEWYHASPYMEKYVLEALCTMGYYRDALNRMKLRYHAMIESPLTTLWEGWGIGSEGFGGGTYNHAWSGGPLTILSQYIAGIETVEPAFRTFRVAPHPAHLNFIRTQVPLSGGRRIVLEMDKSAHGGTMYLRVPEGTSAEVELPAEFRSWRVNGEPESGRKLRLSAGEWRFEMQAD, from the coding sequence ATGAAAAACACGAAACAGCTTGTTTTAGGACTTATTGCCTGCTGTCTGTCGGTGTATGTACAGGCTCAGGTGTGGACTATGAAAGGAAAAGAGGCGGCAGCCCCCGGCAGTTGGTGGTGCTTCCGCAATGCGGTGACACTCGACGAAACGCCCCGTTCGCTGGAACTGCGCCTGGGCGCCGATACAAAATACTGGCTTTGGGTGAACGGTGAACTGCAAGTGGCGGAAGGAGGATTGAAACGCGGTCCGAACCCTTCGGATACCTACTGTGATGTCATCACCTCGCTTCCTGCCCTGAAAGCCGGAAAGAATACTGTGGCCGTATTGGTGTGGTACTTTGGGAAAGACGGTTTCAGCCATCGCAATTCTCTTACGGCAGGCATCAGCTTCTCCCTTACCTGTGACGGCAAGCAGGTGGAACCCGATGCAAAATGGCGGGTGAGGATGCATCCGGCTTATTATGTGCCGCAAGGTGAACAGCCCAACTATCGTCTGCCGGAATCGAACATCGGGTTCGATGCAGCAAAAGACATTCCTTTCCAGTCGCCCGATTATGACGATAAGAAATGGAAGAAAGCCACCGAAATCTCGTTGGAAAAAGCGGGCTGGAACTGCTTGGTCGACCGTCCGATACCGTTCTGGAAGGACTATGGCCTGAAACCTTATGTACGCACTGAGATGCAGGGCGATAGCTTGTTGCGGGCCTATCTGCCTTACAATGCACAGGTTACTCCTTACCTCCGTTTGAAAGCTCCGGCCGGCAAATGCATCCGTATCCGTACGGACAATTACCGGGGCGGTTCGGCTCCCAATGTGTTTGCCGAATATCGCACCCGGGAAGGCGAGCAGGAGTTTGAATGCAAGGGCTGGATGAACGGTCACTATGTGCAGTATGAACTTCCCGAAGGAGTGGAGGTACTTGACGTAAAGTACCGGGAAACAGGGTACGACACCTCCTTTGCCGGCAGTTTCGCTTGCGACGACCCGATGCTGACCCGCCTGTGGGACAAGGCCCAACGCACACTTTATATTACCATGCGCGACACGTACATGGACTGTCCCGACCGTGAGCGTGCCCAGTGGTGGGGCGACGTGGTGAACGAACTGGGCGAGGCTTTCTATGCCCTTGACGAGAAAGCCCATCTGCTCACCCGCAAGGGGATTCATGAGCTGATGGGATGGCAGCGGGCCGACAGCACCATCTTTGCCCCTGTACCGGCCGGAAACTACAAGGACGAACTTCCCATGCAGATGCTGGCCAGTGTGAGCCATTACGGTTTCTGGACCTACTACATGGGCACGGGCGACCGTCAGACCATTCTCGACGTACTTCCGCGGGTAAAGAAATACATTCATGTGTGGAAAACGGATTCCCTGGGATTGGTCGTACCTCGTTCCGGCGGATGGACTTGGGGCGACTGGGGAGAGAACAAGGACATGACGCTGCTGTTCAATCTCTGGTACGTGATTGCCCTGAAGGGATACGAAGAGATGAACCAGTTGGCTGGCGAGCCGGAAGAAGCCGCCTGGGCACATGCCACTGCCGACCGCTTGCGGGAAGTATTCCACCGCACGTTCTGGAACGGCAAGTATTATGTTTCTCCGGGTTATCAGGGAAAGCCCGACGACCGTGCACAGGCGCTGGCCGTTGTGTCGGGTGTCTTGCCCGAAGAACTGTATCCGGTCATCCGTCCTTTCTTCTCCGAGTGGTATCACGCCAGTCCGTACATGGAGAAATACGTGCTGGAAGCTCTCTGCACGATGGGCTATTATCGGGACGCTCTGAACCGTATGAAGCTGCGTTACCACGCCATGATTGAAAGTCCGCTGACCACCTTGTGGGAAGGCTGGGGCATCGGCAGTGAAGGTTTCGGAGGCGGTACTTACAACCATGCTTGGAGCGGCGGTCCGCTGACCATCCTTTCGCAGTACATTGCCGGCATAGAAACCGTGGAACCAGCCTTTCGGACTTTTCGGGTGGCTCCTCATCCGGCACACCTGAATTTTATCCGTACGCAGGTCCCCTTGTCGGGTGGCCGCCGCATCGTGCTGGAAATGGACAAGTCGGCTCACGGCGGAACCATGTATCTTCGGGTGCCGGAAGGTACGTCTGCCGAAGTGGAGCTTCCTGCCGAATTTCGTAGCTGGCGTGTGAACGGCGAGCCAGAAAGCGGACGGAAGTTGAGGCTTTCTGCCGGAGAATGGCGGTTTGAGATGCAGGCGGATTAG
- the rlmN gene encoding 23S rRNA (adenine(2503)-C(2))-methyltransferase RlmN codes for MTKAPLLGKTLNELKAIVQDLGMPKFTAGQIASWLYDKKVGSIEEMTNLSLKNRERLMENYEVGASAPVHAMRSVDGTVKYLFCTPEGDYIESVYIPDEDRATLCVSSQVGCKMNCKFCMTGKQGYTTSLTAAQILNQIYSVPERDTLTNVVFMGMGEPFDNLDEVLRALEILTADYGYKWSPKRITVSSVGLRKGLERFLEESDCHLAISLHSPFPAQRRELMPAEKAFSITEIVDILRKYDFSKQRRLSFEYIVFKGVNDSLIYAKELVKLLRGLDCRMNLIRFHAIPNVDLEGADMESMIAFRDYLTQHGLFATIRASRGEDIFAACGMLSTAQQQAEKKEKESETI; via the coding sequence ATGACAAAAGCTCCTTTATTGGGGAAAACACTGAACGAATTGAAAGCGATTGTGCAGGATTTGGGGATGCCCAAGTTTACGGCCGGACAGATTGCTTCGTGGTTGTACGACAAGAAGGTGGGTTCGATTGAAGAGATGACCAACCTTTCGTTGAAGAACCGTGAGCGGTTGATGGAGAATTACGAAGTGGGGGCCAGTGCACCGGTACATGCGATGCGTTCGGTAGACGGAACAGTGAAGTACTTGTTTTGCACGCCCGAAGGTGATTACATCGAATCCGTATATATTCCCGACGAAGACCGGGCCACACTCTGCGTGTCTTCGCAAGTGGGATGTAAGATGAACTGCAAGTTCTGTATGACCGGAAAGCAGGGTTACACTACCAGCCTGACGGCTGCCCAGATTCTGAACCAGATTTATTCGGTGCCCGAGCGGGACACCCTGACCAATGTGGTGTTCATGGGAATGGGAGAGCCGTTCGATAACCTCGATGAGGTGTTGCGTGCCTTGGAAATCCTGACGGCCGATTATGGCTACAAATGGAGTCCGAAGCGTATCACGGTGTCGTCTGTAGGTCTGCGGAAAGGGTTGGAGCGCTTCCTGGAAGAGAGCGACTGCCACCTGGCTATCAGCTTGCATTCGCCGTTTCCCGCCCAGCGCCGGGAACTGATGCCGGCCGAGAAGGCGTTCTCCATCACGGAAATCGTGGATATCCTCCGTAAATATGATTTCAGCAAGCAGCGCCGCCTGTCTTTTGAATATATCGTGTTCAAGGGAGTGAACGACAGCCTGATTTACGCCAAGGAACTGGTCAAGCTGTTGCGGGGACTGGATTGTCGGATGAATCTGATTCGTTTCCATGCCATCCCGAATGTGGATTTGGAAGGGGCCGATATGGAGTCGATGATTGCGTTCCGTGATTATCTGACTCAGCATGGCTTGTTTGCCACCATCCGTGCCTCCCGCGGAGAAGATATTTTTGCCGCTTGCGGCATGCTTTCTACCGCCCAGCAACAGGCCGAGAAAAAAGAAAAAGAAAGTGAAACCATTTAA
- a CDS encoding HAD family hydrolase: MNKLTDVKGVIFDYGGTIDTNSRHWAEVLWSKYEAFQVPVDKASFREAYVHGERTLARVPLVKPEHDFHDVLRIKTDIQVKYLVEQGKLDEATASRERYAEKVADSCYRYVLDVLERTRPVVKTLSERYKLVLVSNFYGNIQTILKDFGLFDFFADIIESSVVGVRKPDPAIYRLGVEAMGLPAGNVLVVGDSFSKDMVPAKKVGCKVAWLKGEGWGNEEIDETLPDLIITDLPELLSYV; this comes from the coding sequence ATGAATAAACTGACAGATGTGAAAGGCGTAATCTTTGATTACGGAGGTACGATTGATACGAACAGCCGCCACTGGGCGGAAGTGTTGTGGAGCAAGTATGAAGCGTTTCAGGTGCCGGTGGACAAAGCCAGCTTCCGTGAGGCGTACGTGCACGGCGAGCGCACGCTGGCCCGGGTGCCGCTGGTGAAGCCGGAGCATGACTTCCACGATGTGTTGCGTATCAAGACCGACATTCAGGTGAAATACCTGGTGGAGCAGGGCAAGCTGGACGAAGCGACTGCCAGCCGTGAGCGTTATGCCGAAAAGGTGGCCGACAGCTGCTACCGCTACGTGCTGGACGTGCTGGAGCGTACCCGTCCCGTGGTGAAGACCCTTTCCGAACGCTATAAGCTGGTGCTGGTGTCCAATTTCTACGGAAACATCCAGACCATCCTGAAAGACTTCGGCCTGTTCGATTTCTTTGCCGACATCATCGAATCGTCGGTGGTGGGCGTACGCAAACCCGACCCGGCCATCTACCGCCTGGGCGTGGAAGCCATGGGCCTGCCCGCCGGGAATGTGCTGGTGGTAGGTGATTCCTTCTCGAAGGACATGGTGCCCGCGAAGAAAGTGGGTTGCAAGGTGGCCTGGCTGAAAGGCGAAGGCTGGGGAAATGAAGAGATAGACGAAACCCTTCCGGACCTCATCATTACCGATTTGCCGGAATTGCTGTCGTATGTATAA
- a CDS encoding lysylphosphatidylglycerol synthase transmembrane domain-containing protein — translation MKEKFRNIFWFFGIFAIVVMLCTFDMDYQELWQNLRKAGIWFPAVILLWVFIYYLNTWSWYVIIRDGKHAKVPFWKVYKLTVSGFALNYATPVGLMGGEPYRIMELTPYVGASKATSSVILYVMMHIFSHFCFWLSAAVLYVIFEPMNWGMGIVLSVVVFFCLLAIYFFMKGYRNGMAVRTFKLLGHVPYVKRWAHRFLTERKESLERVDAQIAELHKQRKSTFYTSLGLEFTARIVGCAEVFFILNILTDHVSFLACILIMAFTSLFANLFFFSPMQLGAREGGFALAVGGLAIPSAFGIYTGLITRVRELIWIVIGVLLMKVGNGTQNTTKDE, via the coding sequence ATGAAAGAGAAATTTCGCAACATATTCTGGTTCTTCGGCATCTTTGCCATCGTGGTCATGCTCTGCACGTTCGACATGGACTACCAGGAACTCTGGCAGAACCTGCGGAAAGCCGGTATCTGGTTTCCGGCAGTCATCCTGCTGTGGGTATTCATCTACTACCTGAACACCTGGTCGTGGTATGTCATTATCCGCGACGGGAAACATGCCAAGGTACCTTTCTGGAAGGTGTACAAGCTGACCGTTTCCGGCTTTGCCCTGAACTATGCCACTCCCGTGGGACTGATGGGAGGGGAGCCCTACCGTATCATGGAGCTGACCCCTTACGTGGGAGCCAGCAAAGCCACTTCGTCGGTCATCCTCTACGTGATGATGCACATTTTCTCCCATTTCTGCTTCTGGTTGTCGGCAGCGGTGCTGTATGTCATCTTTGAACCGATGAACTGGGGAATGGGCATTGTGCTGTCGGTGGTGGTCTTCTTCTGCTTGCTGGCCATCTATTTCTTCATGAAAGGCTACCGCAACGGAATGGCCGTGCGCACGTTCAAGCTGTTGGGTCATGTGCCTTACGTGAAACGCTGGGCTCACCGTTTCCTGACCGAGAGGAAAGAATCGCTGGAGCGGGTGGATGCACAGATTGCCGAACTCCACAAGCAGCGGAAGAGTACGTTCTACACGTCGTTGGGACTGGAGTTCACGGCCCGCATCGTGGGCTGTGCCGAGGTGTTCTTCATCCTGAACATCCTGACCGACCACGTGAGTTTCCTGGCCTGTATCCTGATTATGGCCTTCACCTCCCTGTTTGCCAACCTGTTCTTCTTCTCGCCCATGCAGCTGGGTGCCCGTGAGGGGGGATTCGCGCTGGCCGTGGGCGGACTGGCCATCCCGAGTGCGTTCGGCATCTATACCGGACTGATTACCCGTGTGCGCGAATTGATTTGGATTGTAATCGGAGTGTTGCTGATGAAAGTCGGCAACGGAACCCAAAATACTACAAAAGATGAATAA
- the pdxA gene encoding 4-hydroxythreonine-4-phosphate dehydrogenase PdxA, with protein sequence MENRKIRVGITHGDINGVGYEVILKTFSDPTMLELCTPVVYGSPKVAAYHRKAMEIPTNFSIVNTAEDAQDGRVNVVNCIEEELKVELSKPTPEAGKAALTALEKALADYRDGLFDVLVTAPINKHTIQSDTFHFPGHTEYIEERVGDGQKALMILLKGDFRVALVTGHVPVRDIPGMLTKELIMEKMEIFHQSLKKDFGIDNPRIAVFSLNPHAGDHGLLGTEEEEIIIPAMKEMIAKGVQCFGPYPADGFMGSGNYTHFDGILAMYHDQGLAPFKALAMDEGVNFTAGLPIVRTSPAHGTAYDIAGKGVASEDSFRQAVYVAMDVFRNRAWEKEISARPLRKQYYEKRDDSDKLKLDSIEEE encoded by the coding sequence ATGGAAAATCGTAAAATTAGAGTGGGAATCACTCATGGAGATATAAACGGGGTAGGTTATGAGGTCATCCTGAAAACCTTCTCCGACCCGACCATGCTGGAACTGTGTACACCGGTCGTCTATGGTTCGCCCAAGGTGGCGGCTTATCATCGCAAGGCCATGGAGATACCGACTAACTTCAGCATCGTGAATACGGCGGAAGATGCCCAGGACGGAAGGGTGAATGTGGTGAACTGCATTGAGGAAGAGCTGAAGGTGGAGCTTTCCAAACCGACTCCCGAAGCGGGAAAGGCGGCATTGACGGCACTGGAAAAAGCACTGGCCGATTATCGGGACGGTTTGTTTGATGTGCTGGTCACGGCTCCCATCAACAAGCATACCATCCAGTCGGATACGTTCCATTTTCCCGGACACACAGAATACATCGAGGAACGGGTGGGCGACGGGCAGAAGGCTCTCATGATTCTGCTGAAAGGTGACTTCCGCGTGGCGTTGGTCACGGGGCATGTGCCGGTGCGCGACATCCCCGGCATGCTGACCAAGGAACTGATTATGGAAAAGATGGAAATCTTCCACCAGTCGCTGAAGAAGGATTTCGGCATCGACAATCCTCGTATCGCCGTTTTCTCCTTGAATCCACATGCCGGTGACCACGGTCTGCTGGGAACGGAGGAGGAGGAGATTATCATTCCGGCCATGAAGGAAATGATTGCCAAGGGTGTGCAGTGCTTCGGACCTTATCCGGCCGACGGTTTCATGGGTTCCGGTAACTATACCCACTTCGACGGTATCCTGGCCATGTATCACGATCAGGGACTGGCTCCGTTCAAGGCACTGGCCATGGACGAAGGCGTGAACTTCACCGCCGGACTGCCTATCGTACGCACCTCGCCGGCTCACGGCACGGCCTACGACATTGCCGGAAAAGGCGTGGCTTCGGAAGATTCGTTCCGTCAGGCCGTGTATGTGGCCATGGACGTGTTCCGCAACCGTGCATGGGAGAAAGAAATCAGTGCACGCCCGTTGCGCAAGCAGTATTATGAAAAACGTGACGATAGTGATAAACTGAAATTAGATAGCATAGAAGAAGAATAA
- a CDS encoding DUF4837 family protein, producing the protein MKRVTFYLGIALAVLSFSSCRNGGKSIITPVSSGRPYEVMVVADDKCWMSPDSALFHVLDTDVPGLPQPERSFRISRVRPDAFNRSVRLFRNIIIVDIQDIYTQPKFKYTRDAYSSPQMIMTIQAPNQQEFADYVSKNGQVIIDFFTRAEMNRQVKLLEKKHSELISTKVKSLFDCDIWMPVELESYKVGKDFLWASSNLNDLNFVMYSYPFRDKDTFTKEYFIHKRDSVMKVNLPGEREGMYMETSDSIFLTTRNITVKGDYAFEARGLWDMKNDAMGGPFVSHVRVDREHARVIVVEGFVYNPGKLKRDQIRKLNAALYTLQLPSEKEVSEIPVDNAISEEKVNKEAEQNKQ; encoded by the coding sequence ATGAAGCGAGTAACATTTTATCTTGGGATAGCCTTGGCAGTGCTGTCATTCTCTTCCTGCCGGAACGGCGGAAAGAGCATCATCACTCCAGTGTCCAGCGGACGCCCCTACGAAGTGATGGTAGTAGCCGACGACAAATGTTGGATGAGTCCGGACAGTGCGCTCTTCCACGTGTTGGACACCGATGTGCCGGGTTTGCCTCAGCCGGAACGCTCGTTCCGTATTTCACGTGTGCGGCCGGATGCGTTTAACCGGTCGGTCCGTCTGTTCCGCAACATCATTATCGTGGACATTCAGGACATTTACACGCAGCCCAAATTCAAATATACCCGTGATGCCTATTCTTCTCCGCAGATGATTATGACCATCCAGGCACCTAACCAGCAGGAATTTGCCGATTATGTGTCGAAGAACGGACAGGTGATTATCGATTTCTTCACCCGTGCTGAGATGAACCGTCAGGTCAAACTGTTGGAAAAGAAGCACAGCGAACTGATTTCTACGAAGGTGAAGAGTCTGTTCGACTGCGACATCTGGATGCCGGTGGAACTGGAATCGTATAAGGTAGGAAAGGATTTCCTTTGGGCTTCCAGTAACCTGAACGACCTGAATTTCGTGATGTATTCCTATCCGTTCCGCGATAAGGATACCTTTACCAAGGAATATTTCATCCACAAGCGCGACTCGGTGATGAAGGTCAACCTGCCGGGTGAGCGGGAAGGCATGTATATGGAAACATCCGATTCCATTTTCCTTACTACCCGCAATATTACTGTGAAAGGAGATTATGCGTTTGAGGCCCGTGGTTTGTGGGACATGAAGAACGATGCCATGGGTGGTCCGTTCGTATCGCATGTACGTGTAGACCGTGAGCATGCTCGCGTCATCGTGGTGGAAGGGTTTGTCTATAACCCGGGCAAGCTGAAACGCGACCAGATTCGTAAACTGAATGCGGCGCTTTACACCTTGCAGCTTCCGTCGGAGAAGGAAGTTTCGGAGATTCCGGTAGACAATGCCATTTCGGAAGAAAAAGTGAACAAAGAAGCTGAACAGAATAAGCAATAA
- a CDS encoding sugar MFS transporter: MKKHGVALVERQYLFPFVLITSLFFLWGFAHAILDVLNKHFQELLTITRTHSAMIQATMYMGYFIMAIPAGLFINRYGYRRGVVLGLLLYGIGSLLFIPGQHWMSFNFFLFSLFVIGCGLTFLETAANPYVTELGAKETAASRLNFAQSFNGLGCIFAPILTGILLFADEDKGASGNVALPYAVMGVIVLLAALAFVRVRLPEIPHEEEVDSEGNRVGLWAHKLFVFGLIALFAYEVAEISINSFFINYVTEVGWMNARDASLILSFGGLGLFMVGRFVGSWIMRRVRAEKMLFWCATGTVVTTLLVILDLGSVSFVALLCGYAFEAIMFPTIFALSLKGLGSHTKRASSFLMMSPVGGAVGPVLMGLVGDYADMHWAFVVPFVGYVVVWCYARHMVRLKN, translated from the coding sequence ATGAAGAAACACGGAGTTGCCTTGGTGGAACGCCAATACCTGTTCCCCTTTGTACTGATTACCTCACTCTTTTTCCTGTGGGGATTTGCCCATGCCATTCTGGATGTGCTGAACAAGCATTTTCAGGAACTGCTCACCATCACCCGTACCCACTCGGCCATGATTCAGGCCACGATGTACATGGGTTATTTCATCATGGCCATCCCCGCCGGACTGTTCATCAACCGTTACGGATACCGCCGGGGTGTGGTGCTGGGGCTGCTGCTGTATGGCATCGGCTCCCTGCTGTTCATTCCCGGACAGCACTGGATGTCGTTCAATTTCTTTCTGTTCTCCTTGTTCGTCATCGGATGCGGACTGACCTTCCTGGAAACGGCCGCCAATCCGTATGTCACGGAACTGGGGGCGAAGGAGACCGCTGCCAGCCGCTTGAATTTCGCCCAGTCGTTCAACGGACTGGGATGCATCTTTGCTCCCATTCTGACGGGCATCCTTCTGTTTGCCGACGAGGACAAAGGAGCCAGCGGCAATGTGGCCCTTCCGTACGCCGTGATGGGCGTGATTGTGCTGTTGGCCGCTCTGGCTTTTGTGCGGGTACGCCTGCCCGAGATTCCTCACGAAGAGGAGGTGGACAGCGAAGGAAACCGTGTCGGCCTCTGGGCACATAAGCTGTTTGTCTTCGGTCTGATTGCCTTGTTTGCCTACGAGGTGGCCGAGATTTCCATCAACAGTTTCTTCATCAACTACGTGACCGAGGTGGGATGGATGAACGCCCGCGATGCCTCCCTGATTCTGTCGTTCGGCGGACTGGGACTGTTCATGGTGGGCCGTTTCGTGGGAAGCTGGATTATGCGCCGTGTACGGGCCGAGAAGATGCTCTTCTGGTGTGCTACGGGAACGGTCGTCACCACGCTGCTGGTGATTCTCGACCTGGGCTCCGTGTCGTTCGTGGCCCTGCTCTGCGGTTATGCCTTCGAAGCCATCATGTTCCCCACCATTTTTGCCCTCTCCCTGAAAGGACTGGGCAGCCATACGAAGCGCGCCTCTTCCTTTCTGATGATGTCGCCGGTGGGTGGTGCCGTAGGTCCCGTGCTCATGGGGCTGGTAGGCGACTATGCCGACATGCACTGGGCCTTTGTGGTACCCTTTGTCGGTTATGTGGTGGTGTGGTGCTATGCTCGCCACATGGTACGTCTGAAAAACTGA